A genomic window from Thermococcus nautili includes:
- a CDS encoding fumarate hydratase encodes MIGAIVEAIRLAVTRIPDDVVSALKKAYEREENGVARFNLENILRAIEIGKAEAIPVCQDTGTLTFFVKAGLDSPFLGEIERAIVEATRLATKEIPLRPNAVDVLTGKNSGDNTGRGVPVIHWELTEGDEIEIAVLPKGGGSENCSALAMLTPGEGWEGVKRFVVERVKACGGRPCPPVVLGIGVGGGADYSLLLAKKALLRRVGERNPDERIAEIEGELLEEINALGIGPMGMGGRTTALDVKIEVAHRHPASFPVGLIVQCWANRRAFLRIKPDGRVDIWQ; translated from the coding sequence TTGATAGGGGCAATCGTCGAGGCGATAAGGCTTGCGGTGACGAGGATTCCAGACGACGTCGTTTCCGCTCTGAAGAAAGCCTACGAGCGCGAGGAAAACGGAGTGGCGCGCTTCAACCTTGAGAACATCCTGAGGGCGATAGAGATTGGAAAGGCAGAAGCAATACCAGTCTGTCAGGACACGGGGACGCTCACCTTCTTCGTGAAAGCCGGCCTGGACAGCCCGTTTCTGGGAGAAATCGAGAGGGCAATAGTGGAAGCCACGAGGCTCGCGACGAAAGAAATCCCGCTCAGGCCCAACGCGGTGGACGTTCTCACGGGAAAGAACTCGGGCGACAACACGGGCAGGGGCGTTCCGGTAATCCACTGGGAGCTTACCGAGGGCGATGAAATCGAGATAGCGGTTCTGCCGAAGGGCGGCGGGAGCGAGAACTGCTCCGCCCTGGCGATGCTCACTCCTGGCGAGGGCTGGGAAGGAGTTAAGCGCTTCGTGGTCGAGAGGGTTAAGGCCTGCGGTGGAAGGCCCTGCCCTCCGGTTGTTCTGGGCATAGGCGTCGGCGGTGGCGCCGATTACTCCCTCCTGCTGGCAAAGAAGGCCCTCCTCAGGAGGGTCGGCGAGAGGAACCCCGACGAAAGGATTGCGGAAATCGAGGGGGAGCTTTTGGAGGAAATCAACGCCCTTGGAATCGGCCCGATGGGGATGGGCGGGAGAACGACCGCCCTGGACGTGAAGATAGAGGTCGCCCACAGGCACCCGGCGAGCTTTCCCGTTGGCCTAATAGTCCAGTGCTGGGCGAACAGGCGGGCGTTTCTGAGGATAAAACCCGACGGGAGGGTCGATATATGGCAGTGA
- a CDS encoding ATP-binding protein, whose protein sequence is MKAEELKRVLADQWETLREKLERENIVERELKEKIVKNFSPTAHIITGPRRSGKSVLSASLLGRPLYVNFEDPAMAGFGVGDYKELLKAGYELLGEFDYIVLDEVQEVEGWERMVSVLRESYPTVVTGSNARLLSREFSTYLTGRYLSYTLLPFSFREFLAYRGIKPEVMTTRDEARVKRALTEYIERGGFPEALRFGREYLVNLYNDIITRDVIVRYGVRNVRELKEVAFYLFSNFAGRFTYSKTKNALGIGNVETVKNYVEYLQSAYLIFELPKFSFKPKEVVRSDKKVYAIDTGMLNAVLPKVSENIGRFMENVVFLELLRLKHYWRPRIELYYYRDAKGEVDFVVRENGSVELIQVTYASEEGEIAKRELENLFRVMELFGVKTGTLVTWDYFGEITRDGLRVNAVPLWKWLLNSRVNLFNSHTQP, encoded by the coding sequence ATGAAGGCAGAGGAACTCAAGCGTGTTTTGGCGGACCAGTGGGAGACCCTCCGCGAGAAGCTCGAAAGGGAGAACATCGTCGAGAGGGAGCTAAAAGAAAAGATAGTGAAGAACTTCAGCCCAACGGCCCACATAATAACGGGGCCGAGGCGCTCTGGAAAGTCCGTTCTTTCGGCATCCCTACTGGGCAGGCCACTCTACGTGAACTTCGAGGACCCCGCGATGGCAGGATTCGGCGTGGGGGACTACAAGGAGTTACTCAAAGCTGGCTACGAGCTCCTCGGCGAGTTCGACTACATAGTCCTCGACGAGGTTCAGGAAGTTGAAGGCTGGGAGCGAATGGTCTCAGTTCTGAGGGAGAGCTATCCCACCGTCGTTACGGGAAGCAACGCTCGCCTCCTCTCGCGGGAGTTCTCAACCTACCTAACCGGCCGATACCTGAGCTACACCCTCCTCCCGTTTTCGTTCAGGGAGTTCTTAGCTTACAGGGGGATTAAGCCTGAGGTAATGACTACCCGGGACGAGGCAAGGGTAAAGAGAGCCCTAACGGAGTACATCGAGCGCGGGGGATTTCCAGAGGCACTGCGCTTCGGCAGGGAATACCTCGTGAACCTCTACAACGACATAATCACGAGGGACGTTATAGTCCGCTACGGCGTTAGAAACGTCCGCGAGCTGAAGGAGGTCGCGTTCTATCTCTTCTCGAACTTCGCGGGCAGGTTTACCTACAGCAAGACGAAGAACGCCCTTGGAATCGGCAACGTCGAGACTGTCAAGAACTACGTCGAGTACCTGCAGTCGGCCTACCTGATATTCGAACTTCCTAAGTTCTCCTTCAAGCCGAAGGAAGTCGTGAGAAGCGATAAGAAGGTCTACGCAATCGACACTGGAATGCTCAACGCCGTTCTACCAAAGGTTTCCGAGAACATCGGCAGATTCATGGAGAACGTTGTTTTCCTCGAACTCTTGAGGCTCAAACATTACTGGAGACCGAGGATTGAGCTCTACTACTACAGGGACGCCAAGGGCGAAGTGGACTTCGTTGTCAGGGAGAACGGAAGTGTTGAGTTAATTCAGGTCACCTACGCTTCAGAGGAAGGGGAGATAGCAAAAAGAGAGCTGGAAAACCTATTCAGAGTTATGGAACTCTTCGGCGTGAAAACCGGGACACTCGTGACGTGGGACTACTTCGGCGAGATAACAAGGGACGGACTGAGGGTTAACGCCGTTCCCCTCTGGAAGTGGCTTTTAAATTCTCGCGTCAATCTTTTTAACTCTCACACCCAGCCTTAG